From the Limanda limanda chromosome 7, fLimLim1.1, whole genome shotgun sequence genome, the window cagatttaaaaaacaaatacaggaGCGTGTCTGTATTCATAAACCTGTCTCTGTTCTGTAGCTTTGCACTTTCGGATGCCGTACATTGGGTCGCAGCATCCTCACCTTTGACCGGCGCTTGCATCACCTGCGGTCTGCCCTCAACACCATGCTGGAGCACCATGTCAGCACACACATGTGGAAGTGAGTATCATCACGTCATACAGAGCAGATATGGTGCTTGTTTGTTTCCAGCAAGGTGAAGATAAGAGCTGCTCAGTGAGCTTGGACACATCCAGCTAATGATCCGGTATCTGTCTTTGAACTAGACACTGAATTCAATGCAGGTTGTTTTTCTGCCGCTGAATCTGGTTTCATTCAGAGTCACACTCCAGTTATTACTTAGAAAATGCATTAATTTGTGGTTGAACCTACTCTGTGGTAAATGGTTTGACGCCATAAATATCTCTTGTTTTGCTAGGTGCTGTCTTTGGACGTATGGAGATGATAGATTTACTGACTTGCGTTGCCTTTCTTggattttatactttttaattatataaTGAAGGACTGGACAAAATTCTGATACCCTTATAGAAATATAACAAAGACAATGGAAGGATTAAAGGCATCACCAAGTCAACAGATTTCACTATATCACATTGTCTTGAGAAAAACTTGGGTAGCTGCCAACTTCAAGTGATTGTAAAAGGGgaaattctgcattttatattcatatttctacAATTCAGACTTGACTGAAGGGATGTTAGCAAACATTTGTGAGTTTAAACCACTTCATAACAGATTTCATCACAGaatgtggctgcagctgatccaCCCAGACCACTTTAAAGAAAAGCCAAAATACTTattttagaatcagaatcagaatcagaattcttttatttgccaggtatgtttgcacatataggaaattgacttggtgtcgttggtgcactgaacataaaaacaacaatataagaaaaaacaacaatatataagaaatagaataatataaaataaaatagaataaagtagaataaagtatatacatatatacagtaacagagtaaaagaGTTATGGGCATgtgctgtgcgaaggtgcagagattggtgatagtgccagtaatatataagttataaattataaattatgtgcagggggggggggggggggctggtggggtaGAGACAGTGTGGttcagggggcttgtttgtgagccccactgccacggggaaaaaactgttcagatggcgAGACGTTTTGGTCCTGATAGCCCGGAAACCTTTTTccggagggaagtctctggaacaggtggtgaccgggatgtgaaggatcagcaatgatcttgcctgctctcttactggtcctggagtggaacagatgtaggagagccggcaggtcacagccgatgaccttctcagctgaccttatgatccgctgcagtctgcccttgtccttggcagtggaggcagcgaaccagacggtaatggatgaggtgaggatggactcaatgatggctgtgtaaaactcaaccatcactttccgcggcatgttgaatttcctcagttgccgcaggaagaacatcctctgctgggcctttttgacgatggaggtgatgttctccgcccacctcaagtcctgtgcaatgatggtccccaggaatctgaaggactccactgttttaactggggagtcgcacaggctgaggggggtggtttgggctgggcttctcctgaagtctgctaccatctctacagtttttaaagcgttcagctccaggtggttctggctgcaccaggaagccaggctgttTACTTCCTCTCTGTAGACGGCTTCGTCCCCATTGGTGATTAATCCGATGAGGGTCGTGTCGTCAGCaaacttcaggagtttgacagagggatggctggaggtgcagttgttggtgtagagggagaagagaagaggggagagcacaCAACCTTGTGGGGCTCCAGTGCTGATGGTCCGGGACTCAGAGACAAGCTTGCCCAGCCTCACgcgctgcttcctgtcagtcaggaagttagagatccacctgcaggtgggctcaggcacgctcagctgtgtcagcttgtcacggagaagagctggggcgatggtgttgaatgcggagctgaagtccacaaacaggatcctggcgtaggtgctgggggagtcgaggtgctggaggatgaagtggagtccCATGTTGACTGCGTCGTCTAcggacctgttggctctgtaggcaaactgcagtgggTCGAGGAGGTGGTTGGTTATGGACTTGAGGTGAGTCAGCACGAGGCGCTCAAAGATCTTCATTAccacagaggtcagggcgacaGGTCTGTAGTCATTAAGATCTGTAATCCTCTGCTTCTTGGGAACggggatgatggtggatgttttgaggcagGCGGGTACAACACATTCAGCCAGTGAGGTGTTGAAGATGTCCGTGAACACTGGCGAAAGCTGGTCTGCACAGTGCCTCAGTGTGGAGGGGGAGACAGCGTCGGGTCCAGGTGCCTTGCGGGGGTTCAGTTTCTTTAGAAGCTTGTTTACATCTCTCTCCTGAATTGAGAGAGGTgtgatgggggggaggggggttgagTCTTTGTCCAGGCTGGGGTGAAGAGGTGTAATAGCTATGTGGGGGGGCTGGGAGACTGGGTTAGAACTGGTCCATTGTCTTTCAAATCTACAGTAAAAGTCATTCAGTTCGTTTGCAAGTTTCAGGTCTTCCACAGAGTGGGGGGATTTGGTTTTGCAGCCGGTGATCACCCGCAGCCCCTTCCAGACTGACGAGGAGTCGTTGGCTGCAAActgttgttccagcttctttGAATACTGGCGTTTGGCCTCCTTAATCTCCTTGCCAAACGAGTATTTTGCCAGTCTGAAACTATCCATGTCCCCACTCTTGAAGGCTGCCTCCTTCTCCAAACGAAGCTGTTTgagttttgcagtgaaccaGGGCTTGTCGTTGTTATAGCTCACCCTGGTGCGTGTTGGAATACATCTGTCTTCACAGAAGCTGATGTATGACGTCACAGCATCTGTGTATTCATCAAGGCTGTTGGAAGCATTTCTAAAAATGTCCCAGTCAGTGTTGTCCAGGCAGTcacgcagctcctccacagcttctctgttGCTCCAGTTCTTGGATCTCAGCACAGCAGGTTTAgaaagtttgagtttctgcctgtaAGCTGGGATCAGGTGAATGAGAGCGTGGTCGGACAGGCCCAGAGCAGCGCGGGAAACTGCATGATACGCCTTGGTGATGGTGCTGTAACAGTGATCGAGAGTGTTCTCCCCCCTGGTCGGGCATTTGATCAACTGTTTATATTTGGGGAGTTCCTGAGATAAGTTCCCCTTATTAAGGTCCCCGAGGACAATAACAGGGGAATAAgtgttctctttcctcctctccacccccaGTACCTGCTCGGCGAGTTGTCGTTGTGCCTCGCGCACGTCCGCTTGCGGGGGGATGTACACGCCGGCCAGGATGAAAGAGCTGAACTCACGGGGACAGTATTTGATTTACATGCAATACAGGAATCTAATCATCCTCATGCTCTTCCTTTACCCTACAGGAAAATGCCTCAAGTATCACCAGGTCTCAGGTCTTGTCGTGTCACACCACCAGCTGTTAGAGCGACAGGGAAACCCTTCCAGTCCGCGGGCTCCAATAGCCTTGACTCTACCTCGATCGGACAACTGGAAAACAAAACCACTCAGCACAACTCTCAGAGTACCAAACCGCCTTCTTCCACCTCCCCCGCGAGCCTTGGGCCCGGCCGATGGAGCAACCCTGTTGGACAACAAAGCAAGGTTCAGCAGAAGGAGGTGGGGCTTATGCAAGATGCGAGCGCAGCACAGAAAGCTACCAGGCTGCCACAGAGCAATAAGGAAAAATCCGCCAGAAATGTCAGGGATCCCCCTCTCCATGAGAAGGCTCAGCCACGCTCCCCTTCCTGCAAAGGACCAGCCAGTGGTAACTTCTCACAGGGAAAGAAGCCATGTCCTCCTCTGCCACTGCAGCCCTCAGAGAGACACTTGTCAGCTTCTGAGAAGCGTTCAGCCTTACCTGCAAAATCAGACCGTCCCCCccgaggcagagggagggccTCAGGAATTCAGCAGAAGGCGCTGGGTTTCGATTGCAATGGTCGTGGGCAAAAGCGCAAAGGAAGCAATGAGTCGCCACCATCCTCAGTATCCAAAGCCTCCAAGTGTAAACGCTTGTCCTCTCCCTCCCGCTCCAGCCTCCTTGCCTGGAAGCGGGAGAATATCGGGGATGGGCTTGCTTGGGGCCTGGACAAAACTTCCAACTCCTAAAGAGTCAGTGCACTCACCTGCTCTTCATGCAGTAGGCTGCAAACCAGTAGTGTTTTTATGATGATGCAAATCCAGCCCTGTAAGCCTCAAAAGACATGTATGTGTTATATTTGTCTTGGATGTgagtgcatgagtgtgtgtatgtgtacacatCTATTTACGTTGTCACATTTTTATGCACAGATGTCAGGAATTAGTGTTTTTCTGCAAAttactgtttattttttgtaaaataattttttcttgaatgttttGGTTAAAAATACCTCAGTATTCTCATGATGCTGCTAAAGTGAAACGTTTCTTCACggtgaacaaataaaaaaaacttgaattcTTGTAGCCCTTTCTTCTGTTATTTGACTTGGTAAGGTTATGAACTGACAGGGTGTTGAAAATGGTACAACTGCAGCATTGGTCAGTTGAGTTTACTCATTACATTAATTTCCCataatgaaatagaatatttttgattcatttttttggaTCAACTTTTAAATGAGGTATTCATGATTTTCAAGTTTACGTGCATTCAGGCCTGTAAAggtttttttgaaaataaaaataactataataaggtttttctattttcaaGCTTAGTCGCCTATGTACATTTGATATCCAATAgaattttttaaatgcaaaacaaatactTCATAGGTGACTAAGTAACATCTGTTTACAAATTGTAGTGCTCTACACCATGTCACCACTAGATGGTGGTAGGTCATTAATGTTTCCCCATAGAAAAAGCAGCAGGAACCTTTGGTCTTTTCCACCGAGTTACATAAGCACATATTGTATATAACTGCATATGCTGCTCTCTGCTGGTCATGTGACAGGGAATCAAATGTAAAATCTTGATCATAACTATCAACAATTATATGTTGCAGGAAAAGTATTGGAAAAAAAGCCCTTTAGCCACTGTATTCTGTTTCAGGTATTCtaaaaagtatatatttaatttaataatattagcatagtaaataaaaaagaggacaCTACTTTCCTCTCAAGAGGAACCTTCAGATACCAGCCATAAAAAACTGTAGAAGCAGAAAGCTACAGGAACCTATAAACAACATGCACCTTATGTTCAGTATCTCAATCAGGTTTTCAACTAATTCAAATCAaaattttatactttttttggTGCTATTTCAATTTCCTATTTTTACATTCTGTTTAAGTATATTTTATACACCCATAGTAGCACTAATAAATGTTCTTATGTTGTCCTTATCATATTGTATCTTGTCTTATATTATTACATCATATTTAACCTTAACATTTCCCAGTAGATGATAATTTCCAGTAAACGTATGAGACAACAGTAAAAATGGAGGCAGCACAAAGTTTCTCTTTTGATCTTTTATTAGAGTCAAATGACATATCAGCATTCTTTAATTCCTACAAGGTTGCACCTATCCTGCAGTCAGAGACGCTCTTACCATGCAAAGCCATTCCATTAGCTGCAAAGACCTATGAAGATTTTATGGCAGTGACCAACTGGCTTGTGTTTGAAGCAGTGGTCAATAAACTCTAAAGGCTGATAAGGCTGTTAAAAGCTCCGTTCTAGTCCCGCTGACACTCAAAGTATCACATTGTAGAAGCAGAGAGCTTTCAGCTCCACCATCTCAAGGATGTTACAGTAATTGCTACTAAATAGTGAGATGAATGGAGATAGAAGTGTGTCAGGCAGGGAGAGGCCGCTCCCTTCTTCAGGACTGATGATTTCAAGGAACGGTTTAAGTGCCGTTGCTACAAATAGCAAAGGGCATGTGATCTGCTCTAAATATCTAACATTTTGTCTTAGTGTTGCTGCAAATGTGAAAACCTTTGAAAGGGCGTTTTCACATCATATTACATTAGAACTTTAAACTGGGATATTCCTGAGATTGATTTACCCTCTGATCTGTCATTTGAAATGTTAATTAAAATCCCTGACTTGTTGCTTGATTTTAAATTCTTTGACTTTTCTCACAGTAGTTGCTTTAATCGTCATGAAGTATCTGACGGAGAACTCACTTCCCCACCTATAACCCCCTACGTCACCTTTCTATAAAGCCCCATGCGTTCTCCTCAAACTCCTTATGGCTTTGAATCATGATTTCACAGCCGGCTTCCTATGcagtttgtttttacagtttaaccatttTCTTCAGCAGAGTTCAGTGTAAAATAATTATCTTTCAATAAAAAACTAACCCCCACCCCtgcttaaaaaataaacatttaggTCAAGACTTGAAATCTGAAACAACTAACAGTAGCACAGTGGCAGACAAAATGCAAAATGATCAACAACATTGGATTACACAAGAATACAGTCAGTACACTGGTAGAACATAGCAGTACACAGCTTATCAATACTGAACACAGAGAGGTGAGTTttaatacatgtatatatactgtatatatagatatatataggAAAGGCAGATTTGCTTTGGAGGGAACAAaccactctcctcctctacatTAGGATCTTCACgagcagcagcactttgtttttctctgtacaAAACTGCAACTTGTAATTTTACTGACAACCCACAGAAGACCAACCATTAGCCACGGCAGATTGGACTGGACTGGCGCTGGGTTACTGCAGGGCGAACACATGATTCCTTCATGGTCTGGCACTTTGATGTTTGCTATTCGACAGCCAAAATATCTGAGTGTaagttcagtttttcttttagcAATTCCAGTCTTACTGACGGACTCCTCAGTCGTGATTGCACCATGGACGAGCAGGGAACGACACACATATAAAAATCCAGAGGGCAAAACATACAGAGAAGATCCCTTAACATTGGGCAGCTTGTTTAGCAACTGCAGccagtctgcgtgtgtgtgtgtgtgtttttaaagtgtgttGACTTGTGGTATTTTTGCTGCTTTATAATTCTCCACCTGGTACTCTTATGTGTGAGAGCGTGGAATGATTCACACACCACTCCGAGTGTGACTTCCTTTTCTCACCCACACAAGGAGATGCTGCGGTGAACACGGCAAATGTAAATATTCCAACAATATTGCTCCAAGAAATGTGTGCATCCCAACATTTTGAGACCTAAATTGATATTCCAATGCAAACGAtgtatgttatttatttcattatccGTTCATGTACAGTATAAAGCGGAAAATTCAGTTGTTTAACAAACTACAAACTACTTAAAAGGCATCGAATTCATGGCCCGGCTGGATGATTGCTTTTGAACTTCTGTAAGGGCGGCCTCATAATGAGAGGGgtgcacaaacaaaagagaaaacctATCTGTTCTGAATGGAGGCTGTCAGCGCACAGGGAGCCACAGAGAATGGCTTTGTGCTGCTGTGACTCATAATAACACACCTTTTCCTCTCATGCTCAGAGACAGAAACGTGTAAAGCAGAGGGAAGCTGCATCCCATCAAAAGATGCAATTAGCATCTACACGGTGGCTTGCCTTGTTCTACCCTGAAACAAATGCCAAACACTCATGAATTCACTCTTTTCGTCTTTATGCCAAGACACAGTCTCCCTATATTTGAATGAAGTATGCATAGCATACAATGTGTCTGCTAAATTCAATTCACAATAGATTCAATCATTGTTGAGATGAGGGGACTCCTCCGAGGGATAAAGCCACTGAGTCCCCTGTGTAACGAGGTTTACTGTCAGCAGCTACAAACAGTAAAATCTTTGTTCCCTCTTCAAAAGGAACCCTGTTGATTTTATGTGTCTCTAATGTTTGCCTGCTTATACGACGCACATTGTTTTCTACCAACCACAGAGCGAAACAGCTACATTTTAGATCAGAGTGAGCGTCCCATCTCAGCAAGAACTCACATCTCACATAATGACACAATGAATGAGTTCACCAATGTTTGCCTTTTGTTTTTGAAGAATGTAACTTTAAAATTTATATCCCTATCTTGTGCATGGTGAacatacagaaaataattaaatgagcCGGCAGCTTTTAGCACGAGCGTAACTTCCTGCGAgtgtgacacagagagacaaacgcTGCAACTTGGAGTTCAACTCTGCAGTAGAGTCAGGGGCACCTCAtttcacaacaaacaaaacgtCTATGTGTCCTTGTAAGGACCATGGTGCATGTCTGTGTACAGAGTTGAGACAATATGTTGATAATCAGTCTAGATTAACTACATCCCTGCACCCAACGTGTGTCTTCTGGCGGCGTTCCATCTATTTCAACTGTGTAAGGCTTCAGTAGTTTATTTTGGGTTATACTGTAGTAATGCAGGTGGCTaagaggcttttattttgatacacaATTAATTTAAGAATTGTATGGCACATCATATTTATGAATTAATCTCTTTAGTATAGCAAAGGAAAAAAGAGTTATCTCCTCTATCACTATATGACTATGAATACAGATCAGTCTGATGAACTATACAACTAAGATGACAACGACCTAAGACGGCCTAATAATACCATTGTGCCACTGCTTTCTTGGTAAAAGATAAACGTTTGTTGGGTCTCATATAATGTAGATGTATGGCATGCTGTTTCTCTATAGGTGTCTCAGGGTTAATTAAACACGCTTTCATAGCCTGGTGACAGCCGTCTATCTAAGTCTGTGTCCTTGCGTTCGATCCAGAAAGGGTAAATGAGCCTATGTCCTAATGTTTACGTAAGATGATCTATTCTAGTAATAAATATGATTATGAGCCAGCCATGGTTTCAATATTTATACGATATGTGAGCTAATTTCAATCTGTGCATGTATCAGATGCATTCCCTTCACTATAGCAATTTAATGTATCACTTCCTGAGTGCTGATAAACAATTATCATAAGACTTCAGTAGTTGACGTTACCGTGCACACTGCCGTTCCTTCACAGTATGAATATTAAGTGCTACAGATTGAAATGCTGGAAAAGTCCCGCTTATTGTCCTCACTGTCAACAACAGgacagtttgttttttactcCCTTTGAGATCCTCATTTCCACTTGTCAGCAACCACAGAATAACACCCATGGTCTGTTTTCTCCCACAAGGTCAGTCACAGTTTACAATAGCTAAAACATGGCTCATGTTGTACCATATACATCCAGTCATGTGGAATCCGCCACTGCGTCTCAGACCACCATGGGAGTGTCTGAAAAGACGGAGCTAATGGACTCTGCTACCGACTTCTTCCTCTTGCCCTTCATTAGAGAACCAGCCTCTGCATCCAgatcgtcgtcctcctccttcccgTTTGGGTTCAGCTTCCCGTTCTGGCCCTGCAAGTCCTTTGAGCCTATGAACGCCACGTGCCTGTTCAGCTCAGCTTTGAGTTCTGGGTCCTCGTGGGACGGTGACACACTGAGCATGGAGGAGTGGATGCTGTCCTCACCACGAGTCTTACCCTTGTTGGGGCAGCAGAAGCAGCGACACGGCGTCAGGTAAAGGTACATAAGCACCAGCACTACGCTGGCCAGGCAGCCCACCAAGGTGGTATATGCTGTGTTCATGGACTCCCCGCCCCCATGCATGGTGAAGTTGTGAACCTTCAGCACCACATAGATCGTCTCATTGTAGGCCTCGCTCGTCGCAAAGCATGTGTAGGTCCCAGAGTCCTCAGACCTCACCGAACTAATCTGTAGACGTCCATCCTCCAAGACTTTGGCTGTCTGGTTGCTTTCAGGTGACACCGGCACATTGCCAGGCATTTTCCAGGTCTTTATCATGTCCCTGTGTTTGGTGTCACATCCCAGGATCAGCTTTTGCTCGAGGAAACCTTCTTCATCCGCCTCCTTGAATGTGCTGCAGTTCATATAGTCGCCGCTGAGGTCAAAAACACCTACTTGTGTTTTTGGCAGGCCAGGGAGAATACACGTGTAGTCATCTTTGAAGTCCACAGCGGAGTTGAGTTTTCGAAGGTACCAATGTGCTAGGAGTGTGTACAGATCACAGTGACACAGCAGAGGGTTATTGTGGAAATAGAGGCCATTTCTAATCCAAGCAGGCAGCACCTGGAGCTCATCAATGGGAAACATCTTGATCTTGTTGGAGGACACGTCCAGGAGGCTAAGCTTCTCCAGGCGGGACTTCTCCTTCACTAGCTCCAGGGGGAAGCGGGAGATTTGGTTCTGGCTAAGGTAGAGCTTCTGAAGGTTGATCATGCCAGTAAAGGCTGTGCGGTCAATCTGGGAAATTTGGTTATGGTACAGCAGCAGGACCTCCAGGTTGACCAAGGGCTCAAAGATGAACTCCTCCAGCTGACGCAAGTGGTTGGAGGACAGGTCCAAGTAGTGCAGGTTCTTCACATTCACGAACGCCTCTGAAGACAAGAATTCGAGGCCATtgtggctgaggaggaggtTGTGGAGCTTCGGGAGCTTGACTGGGGTCCACTCGGAACGCAGCCGTGCGATCTCATTGTAGCTGAGATCCAGTACGCCAGTGTAGTGCGGTATGACAATGGGGACAGTGGTCAAATTCATCTTGGAGCAGCTGACTATGTTGGAGGCACAGATGCACGTCTTATGG encodes:
- the amigo1 gene encoding amphoterin-induced protein 1 translates to MWQPSTRAGDSLLETLPHWSKRAKWVPFLTLCMAFLWPPGAEGSTLNCHKTCICASNIVSCSKMNLTTVPIVIPHYTGVLDLSYNEIARLRSEWTPVKLPKLHNLLLSHNGLEFLSSEAFVNVKNLHYLDLSSNHLRQLEEFIFEPLVNLEVLLLYHNQISQIDRTAFTGMINLQKLYLSQNQISRFPLELVKEKSRLEKLSLLDVSSNKIKMFPIDELQVLPAWIRNGLYFHNNPLLCHCDLYTLLAHWYLRKLNSAVDFKDDYTCILPGLPKTQVGVFDLSGDYMNCSTFKEADEEGFLEQKLILGCDTKHRDMIKTWKMPGNVPVSPESNQTAKVLEDGRLQISSVRSEDSGTYTCFATSEAYNETIYVVLKVHNFTMHGGGESMNTAYTTLVGCLASVVLVLMYLYLTPCRCFCCPNKGKTRGEDSIHSSMLSVSPSHEDPELKAELNRHVAFIGSKDLQGQNGKLNPNGKEEDDDLDAEAGSLMKGKRKKSVAESISSVFSDTPMVV